In Trichocoleus desertorum NBK24, the following are encoded in one genomic region:
- a CDS encoding CPBP family intramembrane glutamic endopeptidase: MISSFTEASAIVKVVAFLGIWVFVWLPLGIPLAIALKWQPTQPITPSQKLPLVASLYLLAPLILWGFARIQEVPFSAYGLAVTMPFFSTLALGLILGVLGLAVLFGLQMSLGWIQWPPGPQILLQNPASATQETSWFSWRILLPTLLLGLWVSVTEELIFRGFLLNQLQQECSLWLAGAIASVIFAVLHLVWEGRQNLPQLPGLWLMGMVLVLARQVDGGSLGLACGLHAGWIWGIASLDTAQAIAYTGKGPSWMTGLGEQPLAGGMGLLFLLGTGAGLWWLGSGELLLP, translated from the coding sequence ATGATTTCGTCTTTTACAGAAGCATCAGCAATCGTTAAGGTAGTTGCTTTTTTGGGCATTTGGGTTTTTGTTTGGTTGCCCTTGGGAATCCCACTGGCGATCGCGCTCAAGTGGCAACCGACTCAACCCATTACACCCTCACAGAAATTACCTTTAGTGGCCTCGCTTTACTTGCTTGCCCCCCTCATTCTTTGGGGGTTTGCGCGTATTCAGGAGGTGCCTTTTTCAGCGTATGGTTTAGCTGTGACGATGCCCTTTTTCAGCACTTTAGCATTGGGGCTGATTTTGGGCGTTTTGGGCTTGGCTGTGTTGTTTGGGCTGCAAATGTCCCTGGGCTGGATTCAGTGGCCTCCTGGGCCTCAGATTTTGCTTCAAAACCCTGCTTCCGCTACTCAGGAAACTAGTTGGTTCAGTTGGCGCATCTTGCTGCCCACCCTACTATTAGGGCTTTGGGTCAGTGTGACTGAAGAGCTAATTTTTCGGGGATTTCTACTAAATCAATTGCAACAGGAGTGCTCGCTTTGGCTAGCAGGGGCGATCGCGAGCGTCATCTTTGCAGTGCTGCACTTGGTCTGGGAAGGGCGGCAGAATCTGCCTCAACTACCCGGACTTTGGCTGATGGGGATGGTGCTCGTGCTAGCGCGTCAAGTAGATGGCGGTAGTTTGGGGTTGGCTTGTGGGTTGCATGCAGGCTGGATTTGGGGCATTGCCAGCTTAGATACGGCTCAGGCGATCGCCTATACGGGCAAAGGGCCATCTTGGATGACGGGGTTAGGTGAGCAACCTCTAGCTGGCGGGATGGGTTTATTATTCCTGCTGGGCACTGGGGCAGGGCTTTGGTGGCTCGGTTCTGGAGAACTACTGCTTCCTTAA
- a CDS encoding TldD/PmbA family protein, with translation MSSLTSSPSGSPTSSPASAQALTALETSFAQVVEALLHQVEPGEHLTLKLSSERSQFIRFNHAKVRQIGNVVDGCIKLTLIRDQRTSYRTFPFTGDLEIDLEQAKIALADLRQAVPQLPIDPYIVIPVGTRTSRDVNSGQLLAPESVTSTVLPVVAELDFTGIYAAGLLVRGYADSSGQKHWFATDSFALDYSLFGTNGEAVKGTLAGSTWDTEAYKTQIQESKTQLQLLSTPPKQLSRGQYRTYLAPAAVAELLGMLSWGGISEAALQQGNSALNELRRGQKRLSPRFTLKENFQHGLVPRFNEWGETAPLDLPLIVAGQLVNALVSDRTAKEYGVVANGANGSEGLRSPEISPGTLTREQILSELDTGLYVSNLHYLNWSDRPTGRITGMTRYACFWVEDGKIVAPIENLRFDESLYRFWGKSLIDFTTFQEFIPEVGTYGGRQLGGCWVPGMLTEGFTYTL, from the coding sequence ATGAGTTCCCTAACTAGCTCCCCATCTGGCTCCCCGACTAGCTCCCCAGCTAGTGCCCAGGCATTAACCGCATTGGAAACCAGCTTTGCTCAGGTGGTTGAAGCCCTGTTGCACCAAGTCGAACCAGGTGAGCATTTAACGCTGAAACTCAGCAGTGAGCGCAGTCAATTTATTCGCTTCAATCATGCGAAAGTACGGCAAATCGGGAATGTGGTCGATGGCTGCATCAAGCTCACCTTGATTCGCGACCAGCGCACCAGTTACCGCACCTTTCCTTTTACAGGCGATCTAGAAATTGACTTGGAACAAGCCAAAATTGCCTTGGCAGATCTGCGGCAAGCCGTTCCCCAGCTACCGATTGACCCCTATATAGTCATTCCAGTGGGCACCCGCACCAGCCGAGACGTTAACTCAGGGCAACTTCTAGCGCCAGAATCAGTTACCTCCACCGTGCTACCCGTCGTAGCCGAGTTGGATTTTACAGGTATTTATGCAGCAGGTTTGCTGGTGCGAGGCTATGCGGACTCCAGCGGTCAGAAGCATTGGTTTGCCACAGATTCTTTTGCCCTAGACTATTCTTTGTTTGGCACCAACGGTGAAGCAGTCAAAGGTACACTGGCAGGTAGCACCTGGGATACAGAGGCTTACAAAACCCAAATTCAGGAATCTAAAACGCAACTGCAACTGCTCTCCACTCCCCCAAAGCAACTCTCGCGGGGGCAATACCGCACCTATTTAGCGCCCGCAGCAGTGGCGGAATTGCTAGGGATGCTGTCCTGGGGTGGCATTAGTGAAGCCGCCTTGCAGCAAGGAAATAGCGCCTTAAATGAGCTGCGCCGGGGTCAGAAGCGCTTGTCTCCCCGCTTCACCCTGAAGGAGAATTTTCAACATGGTTTAGTGCCCCGTTTTAATGAGTGGGGTGAAACCGCTCCGCTAGACTTGCCGCTGATTGTGGCAGGCCAATTGGTCAATGCGCTAGTCAGCGATCGCACCGCCAAAGAGTATGGTGTGGTCGCCAATGGAGCCAATGGTTCAGAGGGATTGCGATCGCCAGAGATTAGTCCTGGCACTCTCACTCGCGAACAAATTTTGTCAGAGCTGGACACAGGCTTGTATGTCTCGAATCTACATTATCTAAATTGGAGCGATCGCCCAACAGGACGAATTACGGGAATGACCCGCTACGCCTGTTTCTGGGTAGAAGATGGCAAAATAGTCGCTCCCATCGAGAATTTGCGCTTTGACGAGAGTTTGTATCGCTTTTGGGGCAAGAGTCTGATTGACTTCACTACTTTTCAGGAGTTTATTCCTGAGGTTGGCACCTATGGAGGTCGCCAGCTAGGAGGTTGCTGGGTACCAGGAATGTTGACGGAAGGCTTTACTTATACGCTTTAG
- a CDS encoding TldD/PmbA family protein — MISELSRAIAALDIPADWIGLRAVKDTSSTYAVRDGKPEANGKSLTQGVMMEVLVNGQLGYGATNSLKLESLQAAAKTAYQQAFTASEWSIYPTTVAERPKVVGQYTSPFLKPFQSLTAGEINEVLVKLCQTLKISDQIVQTSAAAHTREIETWFVSSNGSEVYQKFLTLATDYAATAQAGAIVQRRSHNGWLAHCSQGGMELFLTPELWDEVKQVGEQAVELLSAEECPTTATTLVLDPDQMLLQIHESVGHPLELDRILGDERNYAGGSFVKPKDFGHLVYGSPLMNITFDPTVPGEFSSYSFDDTGVPATREYVIREGVLERGLGSLESQARLGLPGVACARATSWNRPAIDRMANLNLEPGNTSFDDLIGNIEHGIYMQSNRSWSIDDQRHKFQFGCEYAKLIENGQLTKTLRNPNYRGTTPEFWRSLSQVGDRSTWKLYGSPVCGKGEPNQTIWVGHAAPICAFANIEVFGGGA; from the coding sequence ATGATATCTGAACTTTCCAGGGCGATCGCGGCTCTAGATATTCCCGCTGATTGGATAGGTCTGCGAGCCGTTAAAGACACTTCCTCAACTTATGCCGTCCGGGATGGCAAACCTGAAGCCAATGGCAAATCGCTGACCCAAGGCGTCATGATGGAAGTGTTAGTCAATGGTCAACTGGGCTACGGAGCCACCAATTCCCTCAAGCTAGAAAGTTTGCAAGCGGCAGCCAAAACTGCTTATCAGCAAGCTTTTACGGCTAGCGAATGGTCGATTTACCCTACCACAGTGGCAGAACGGCCTAAAGTAGTTGGGCAATATACGTCACCGTTTCTCAAACCCTTTCAATCTCTAACGGCTGGGGAAATTAACGAGGTGCTGGTCAAGCTCTGTCAGACCCTGAAAATATCTGATCAGATTGTGCAGACCAGTGCCGCCGCCCATACCAGAGAAATCGAAACCTGGTTTGTCAGCAGCAATGGCTCTGAGGTTTATCAAAAATTCCTAACTTTGGCGACTGACTACGCTGCCACCGCTCAAGCAGGCGCGATCGTGCAACGGCGCAGTCATAATGGCTGGTTAGCCCACTGTTCTCAGGGCGGGATGGAACTGTTTTTGACGCCCGAACTATGGGATGAAGTCAAGCAGGTGGGGGAGCAAGCGGTGGAGTTGCTGAGCGCGGAGGAATGCCCGACCACGGCTACGACGCTGGTTCTCGATCCAGACCAAATGCTGTTACAAATTCATGAAAGCGTAGGGCATCCGCTAGAACTCGATCGCATCTTAGGAGATGAGCGGAATTATGCCGGGGGCAGTTTCGTCAAACCAAAGGATTTTGGACATTTGGTTTACGGTTCACCGCTGATGAATATCACCTTTGACCCCACGGTTCCGGGTGAGTTTTCTAGCTACAGCTTTGACGATACTGGGGTGCCTGCGACGCGTGAATATGTGATCCGTGAGGGCGTGTTAGAGCGCGGTCTAGGAAGTCTAGAAAGTCAGGCTCGGCTGGGGTTGCCAGGAGTGGCTTGTGCCAGAGCTACTTCTTGGAATCGTCCCGCGATCGATCGCATGGCGAACCTAAATTTAGAACCGGGAAATACCAGCTTTGACGATCTCATCGGCAATATTGAGCATGGCATTTACATGCAATCTAACCGTTCTTGGTCGATTGATGACCAGCGGCACAAATTCCAATTTGGGTGCGAATACGCCAAGTTGATTGAAAACGGTCAACTGACCAAGACTCTACGCAATCCCAACTACCGGGGAACGACACCCGAATTCTGGCGGAGCTTGTCTCAAGTGGGCGATCGCTCAACCTGGAAGCTGTATGGCTCTCCAGTCTGCGGTAAGGGTGAGCCAAATCAGACTATTTGGGTTGGGCATGCAGCCCCAATTTGTGCCTTTGCCAATATTGAAGTGTTTGGAGGTGGGGCGTGA
- the cysS gene encoding cysteine--tRNA ligase produces the protein MTLTLYNSLTRRKEPFEPIEPGKVRMYCCGVTVYDYCHLGHARSYIVWDTVRRYLQWRGFDVRYVQNFTDIDDKILNRAREQGVSPREIADRYTQAYFEDMARLNILEANEYPRATHTLDGIKRLIHELEQEGYAYAADGDVYYKVRQFSEYGKLSGRKLDDMQAGASGRVEASVEEQKKQDPFDFALWKAAKPGEEFWESPWGQGRPGWHIECSAMVREHLGDTIDIHVGGADLVFPHHENEIAQSEAATSHPLAHYWLHNGMVNVGGEKMSKSLGNFTTIRQMLDHGLNAMVLRLFVLQAHYRKPVDFTDEAIASANNSWDTLKEGLLFGYQYGEQLNWPDRQDSDFGNSANMRIDIESDPVQRFQTAMDDDFNTPGGVAVLFELAKDLRREGNLLVHQGETKLDSQTLRQKWQTLVVLAQVLGLEIRPQAMPTKSSSGQKPDSGTDLSPSSPTNEEIEQLIQQRQEARKAKNFGESDRIRDELKAKGITLVDQPGGVTTWHHS, from the coding sequence ATGACCCTAACGCTATACAACAGCCTCACCCGTCGCAAAGAACCTTTTGAGCCGATTGAACCTGGCAAGGTGCGGATGTATTGCTGTGGCGTAACGGTGTACGACTACTGCCACTTGGGTCATGCTCGCTCTTACATTGTTTGGGATACGGTGCGGCGTTATTTGCAGTGGCGTGGCTTTGACGTGCGCTACGTGCAAAACTTCACCGACATTGATGACAAGATTCTCAACCGGGCACGGGAGCAGGGTGTTTCTCCGCGAGAAATTGCCGATCGCTACACCCAAGCTTATTTTGAGGACATGGCGCGGCTAAACATTCTGGAAGCTAATGAGTATCCGCGTGCCACCCATACCCTTGATGGCATCAAACGGCTCATTCATGAATTGGAGCAAGAGGGCTATGCTTATGCGGCTGATGGCGATGTCTACTATAAGGTGCGGCAGTTTTCGGAGTACGGCAAACTCTCCGGGCGCAAGCTAGACGACATGCAAGCTGGGGCCAGTGGCCGTGTCGAAGCGTCCGTAGAGGAGCAGAAAAAACAAGACCCCTTTGATTTTGCCCTGTGGAAGGCAGCGAAACCAGGTGAAGAATTTTGGGAGTCTCCTTGGGGTCAGGGTCGTCCGGGTTGGCATATCGAGTGCTCGGCGATGGTTCGGGAGCACTTGGGCGACACAATTGACATCCATGTGGGTGGGGCTGATCTGGTATTCCCCCACCACGAAAATGAGATTGCCCAGTCGGAAGCAGCGACAAGCCACCCCCTAGCGCATTACTGGCTGCACAACGGCATGGTAAATGTGGGCGGCGAGAAAATGTCCAAATCCTTGGGCAACTTCACCACCATTCGGCAAATGTTAGATCACGGTCTAAACGCTATGGTGTTGCGGCTGTTTGTTTTACAAGCGCACTACCGCAAACCCGTTGACTTTACCGATGAAGCGATCGCCTCCGCTAACAACAGTTGGGACACGCTGAAAGAAGGATTGTTATTCGGCTATCAATACGGGGAGCAACTGAACTGGCCCGATCGCCAAGATTCTGACTTTGGGAATTCCGCCAACATGCGGATTGATATTGAGAGTGATCCTGTGCAACGCTTTCAGACAGCAATGGATGACGACTTTAACACCCCTGGAGGCGTCGCCGTTTTGTTTGAGCTTGCCAAAGATCTTCGCCGCGAAGGCAACCTCCTAGTTCATCAAGGTGAAACCAAGCTTGACTCTCAAACATTGAGACAAAAGTGGCAGACTTTAGTGGTACTAGCTCAGGTTTTGGGTTTAGAGATCCGTCCACAAGCCATGCCGACTAAATCCAGTTCAGGTCAAAAACCAGATTCTGGCACTGATTTAAGTCCCTCTAGCCCAACGAATGAAGAAATCGAGCAACTAATCCAACAAAGGCAGGAGGCTCGCAAGGCCAAAAACTTTGGGGAGAGCGATCGCATTCGGGATGAGTTAAAAGCTAAAGGAATCACTTTAGTGGATCAACCGGGTGGCGTCACAACCTGGCACCACAGCTAG
- a CDS encoding GTP-binding protein has product MQSATDPAQIQAMDAPKHGLPVTIITGFLGSGKTTLLNHILTNQQGVKTAVLVNEFGEIGIDNELIVKTGDDMVELSNGCICCTINNDLLEAVYKILERQERVDYLVVETTGLADPLPVALTFLGTELRDLTRLDSIVTVVDAENYSLDLFNSEAAYNQIAYGDIILLNKVDLVDEADADALELKIRDVKQDARILRTTKGNVALPLILSVGLFESDKYFNPTESEPNPDHHHDHHHDHDHHHDHDEHDHHNHQAHDDHSACDHDHGQCTHDHHDHDHHSHHLENDGFTSLSFQSDKPFAIKKFQHFLDSQLPAGIFRAKGILWFDESPKRHVFHLSGKRFSLEDDTWNGQPKNQLVLIGQDLDHDALRSQLEKCLCMPSTNRGRGFGK; this is encoded by the coding sequence ATGCAATCAGCCACTGATCCCGCTCAAATTCAGGCAATGGATGCCCCCAAGCATGGTCTGCCAGTCACGATCATTACTGGCTTTCTCGGTAGTGGTAAGACGACGCTGCTAAACCATATCCTGACCAATCAGCAGGGAGTGAAAACTGCGGTTCTGGTGAATGAGTTTGGTGAAATCGGCATCGACAACGAGCTGATTGTGAAAACAGGCGATGACATGGTGGAACTCAGCAACGGTTGTATTTGCTGCACCATCAATAACGACTTACTAGAAGCGGTTTACAAAATTCTAGAACGGCAAGAGCGGGTAGATTATCTGGTGGTGGAAACCACTGGGTTAGCTGACCCTCTGCCTGTAGCGCTAACTTTCTTGGGCACAGAACTGCGCGACTTGACCCGCCTCGATTCGATTGTGACGGTGGTGGACGCAGAAAACTACAGCCTGGACTTGTTCAATAGCGAAGCGGCTTACAACCAAATCGCTTACGGCGACATCATTCTGCTGAATAAAGTGGACTTGGTAGATGAAGCCGATGCAGATGCTCTAGAGCTGAAGATTCGCGATGTGAAGCAAGACGCCCGGATTCTGCGAACCACTAAGGGAAATGTGGCTTTGCCGCTGATTCTAAGTGTGGGTTTGTTTGAATCGGACAAATATTTCAACCCCACCGAGTCCGAACCGAACCCAGATCATCACCACGACCACCATCATGACCATGATCACCATCATGACCATGATGAGCACGATCATCACAATCATCAGGCTCATGACGATCACTCAGCTTGCGATCATGATCACGGTCAATGCACTCACGATCACCATGATCACGATCATCACTCGCATCACTTAGAGAATGATGGCTTTACCTCTCTGTCTTTCCAGAGCGACAAACCCTTTGCAATTAAGAAGTTCCAACACTTTCTAGATAGCCAATTACCGGCTGGTATCTTCCGGGCTAAAGGCATCCTCTGGTTTGACGAAAGCCCTAAACGTCATGTGTTTCACCTCAGTGGCAAGCGCTTCTCGCTCGAAGATGACACCTGGAACGGCCAGCCCAAAAATCAGTTGGTGCTGATCGGCCAAGACTTAGATCACGATGCTCTGCGATCGCAACTAGAAAAGTGCCTCTGCATGCCTTCTACTAACCGGGGTCGCGGGTTTGGTAAGTAA
- a CDS encoding ferredoxin codes for MEDAAGQRQVLVCQYQNCLARGSAQVLAAFQAHLVPEADIQATGCLGQCNMGPNVRVVPDEVWYCRVQPSDVPTVVKEHLQSGHAVEPLLHPRFHPKRV; via the coding sequence TTGGAAGATGCGGCAGGTCAGCGTCAAGTTCTAGTTTGTCAATATCAGAACTGTCTAGCCAGAGGCTCAGCCCAAGTTTTGGCAGCATTTCAAGCCCATCTTGTTCCTGAGGCCGATATTCAAGCGACTGGTTGCTTAGGTCAGTGCAATATGGGGCCGAATGTGCGCGTGGTACCCGATGAAGTGTGGTATTGCCGTGTGCAACCTAGCGATGTCCCAACTGTTGTGAAGGAGCACTTGCAGTCAGGACATGCAGTGGAGCCACTATTACATCCTCGCTTTCACCCTAAAAGAGTGTGA